In a single window of the Pocillopora verrucosa isolate sample1 chromosome 4, ASM3666991v2, whole genome shotgun sequence genome:
- the LOC131773546 gene encoding uncharacterized protein has product MKETATINGPEGTVSSKTQESLVLLERGMEQLRDNVKNVNEDYLGDIDLRTLLTTQVENLHAVSHFKNETFTALQYTQDFGTISKESLKRTTKWGAKYFTLEKSYYPVPKSSVELRDVDLMKPPPADNVDPNIEAAMKELVDRYRPVKYGKKRINKRQSGSPAASCIFQYAIVY; this is encoded by the coding sequence atgaaagaaacggcAACAATAAATGGCCCTGAAGGAACTGTTTCCAGCAAAACACAGGAGTCATTGGTGCTTCTCGAAAGAGGTATGGAACAGCTACGAGATAACGTTAAGAATGTAAACGAGGACTATCTTGGTGACATTGACCTGCGTACGCTGCTAACAACTCAGGTGGAGAACCTTCATGCAGTCTCCCACTTCAAAAACGAGACTTTCACCGCTCTTCAGTATACTCaagactttggaacaatttcaaaGGAATCTTTAAAGAGAACAACGAAGTGGGGTGCGAAGTACTTCACACTTGAGAAGTCTTATTATCCAGTGCCTAAATCCAGTGTAGAGTTACGGGACGTAGATTTGATGAAACCTCCTCCAGCTGATAACGTTGACCCCAACATTGAGGCAGCCATGAAGGAATTGGTTGACAGGTATCGACCTGTCAAGTACGGTAAGAAGCGAATCAACAAAAGACAAAGCGGGAGCCCTGCCGCCAGCTGTATATTCCAGTACGCCATCGTGTACTAG
- the LOC131769903 gene encoding protein PRRC1 isoform X1, translated as MDITKEVESALEEEGYVKIDSTSSSTMSTSTSPVSIGDKKSSSRGVTSVHSHSVTQITSPVQQKIRTDVSASDLMENKSDKSSPNSSSTWQGQGQTSDQDGDGNDDLTSGVWGWMSTAMSVGLQTTQNIGRNIMEKTKTSVESVITTLDPEMEDYLSDRREQSISLAVATTDTEAIEAIKDGFRQVFEHVTVQSNSSTSGIAPLPVGFSAGVKGAQHRIASLVHGKKVQEGQVIIGVEEMLSELLPGKWFGLTCLALSDPTSKTELETFSQSVQIPSFYIKKAEESTPSNYNLRWSGLSFTLGEVMLGSGQEYGDWHSKISGSSKRQILTLAARSLAGQFRERLRASADSLMENALVM; from the exons ATGGACATTACGAAAGAAGTGGAAAGCGCATTGGAAGAAGAAGGTTACGTTAAAATCGACTCGACTTCGTCGAGCACCATGTCCACCTCTACTTCTCCTGTTTCCATTGGGGATAAAAAATCGAGTTCACGTGGCGTCACTTCGGTTCATTCGCACTCGGTGACCCAAATAACGAGCCCCGTTCAGCAGAAGATTCGCACGGATGTTTCAGCAAGTGATCTCATGGAAAATAAGAGTGATAAATCATCTCCAAATTCATCATCGACGTGGCAAGGCCAGGGGCAAACTTCTGACCAGGATGGCGATGGGAATGATGACTTAACTAGCGGGGTTTGGGGCTGGATGTCCACTGCAATGTCGGTTGGATTACAAACAACACAAAACATTGGTAGAAATATTATGGAGAAAACCAAG ACTTCAGTTGAAAGTGTGATCACAACACTTGACCCAGAAATGGAGGACTACTTAT CAGACAGAAGAGAACAGTCTATAAGCCTGGCTGTTGCAACCACTGATACTGAAGCCATAGAAGCAATAAAGGATGGGTTCCGTCAAGTGTTTGAACATGTTACCGTGCAGTCAAATTCCTCGACATCTGGGATTGCTCCCCTTCCTGTAGGATTTTCAGCTGGGGTGAAGGGAGCACAGCATAGAATAGCCAGTTTAGTGCATGGAAAGAAAGTGCAGGAAGGTCAAGTGATCATTGGAGTGGAAGAAATGTTGTCAGAGCTGTTACCTGGCAA GTGGTTTGGTTTAACATGTCTTGCACTGAGTGACCCAACTTCAAAGACAGAGCTTGAAACATTCTCTCAATCAGTCCAAATTCCAAGTTTTTATATCAAGAAAGCAGAGGAAAGCACCCCATCTAATTACAACCTAAGGTGGTCAGGGCTATCATTTACTCTTGGGGAGGTCATGCTTGGCTCTGGGCAAGAGTATGGCGATTGGCATTCTAAAATATCAG gTTCTTCCAAAAGACAAATTCTTACTTTAGCTGCTAGGAGTTTAGCAGGGCAATTTAGAGAAAGATTGAGAGCTAGTGCTGACTCGCTGATGGAGAATGCATTAGTTATGTAA
- the LOC131769903 gene encoding protein PRRC1 isoform X2, with protein sequence MDITKEVESALEEEGYVKIDSTSSSTMSTSTSPVSIGDKKSSSRGVTSVHSHSVTQITSPVQQKIRTDVSASDLMENKSDKSSPNSSSTWQGQGQTSDQDGDGNDDLTSGVWGWMSTAMSVGLQTTQNIGRNIMEKTKTSVESVITTLDPEMEDYLYRREQSISLAVATTDTEAIEAIKDGFRQVFEHVTVQSNSSTSGIAPLPVGFSAGVKGAQHRIASLVHGKKVQEGQVIIGVEEMLSELLPGKWFGLTCLALSDPTSKTELETFSQSVQIPSFYIKKAEESTPSNYNLRWSGLSFTLGEVMLGSGQEYGDWHSKISGSSKRQILTLAARSLAGQFRERLRASADSLMENALVM encoded by the exons ATGGACATTACGAAAGAAGTGGAAAGCGCATTGGAAGAAGAAGGTTACGTTAAAATCGACTCGACTTCGTCGAGCACCATGTCCACCTCTACTTCTCCTGTTTCCATTGGGGATAAAAAATCGAGTTCACGTGGCGTCACTTCGGTTCATTCGCACTCGGTGACCCAAATAACGAGCCCCGTTCAGCAGAAGATTCGCACGGATGTTTCAGCAAGTGATCTCATGGAAAATAAGAGTGATAAATCATCTCCAAATTCATCATCGACGTGGCAAGGCCAGGGGCAAACTTCTGACCAGGATGGCGATGGGAATGATGACTTAACTAGCGGGGTTTGGGGCTGGATGTCCACTGCAATGTCGGTTGGATTACAAACAACACAAAACATTGGTAGAAATATTATGGAGAAAACCAAG ACTTCAGTTGAAAGTGTGATCACAACACTTGACCCAGAAATGGAGGACTACTTAT ACAGAAGAGAACAGTCTATAAGCCTGGCTGTTGCAACCACTGATACTGAAGCCATAGAAGCAATAAAGGATGGGTTCCGTCAAGTGTTTGAACATGTTACCGTGCAGTCAAATTCCTCGACATCTGGGATTGCTCCCCTTCCTGTAGGATTTTCAGCTGGGGTGAAGGGAGCACAGCATAGAATAGCCAGTTTAGTGCATGGAAAGAAAGTGCAGGAAGGTCAAGTGATCATTGGAGTGGAAGAAATGTTGTCAGAGCTGTTACCTGGCAA GTGGTTTGGTTTAACATGTCTTGCACTGAGTGACCCAACTTCAAAGACAGAGCTTGAAACATTCTCTCAATCAGTCCAAATTCCAAGTTTTTATATCAAGAAAGCAGAGGAAAGCACCCCATCTAATTACAACCTAAGGTGGTCAGGGCTATCATTTACTCTTGGGGAGGTCATGCTTGGCTCTGGGCAAGAGTATGGCGATTGGCATTCTAAAATATCAG gTTCTTCCAAAAGACAAATTCTTACTTTAGCTGCTAGGAGTTTAGCAGGGCAATTTAGAGAAAGATTGAGAGCTAGTGCTGACTCGCTGATGGAGAATGCATTAGTTATGTAA